Sequence from the Aromatoleum petrolei genome:
GCTCGCGCAGCTGCATCGACACGGTGGGCTGCGTGACGTGGCAGGCTTCGGCGGCGGCGGTGACGCTGCCGTGGTCTGCAAGCGCGAGGAAGAGGCGCAGCTGGCGGAAGGTCGCATTCATAGAGATTTATCGATGCACGTCATCACGAATATCGATTATTTATTATTTTCACCCATCGGTAACATCATGGCCAACATCAAACGTCTGAAGGCGAGCTGCTCCCCTCAATGAAAACCCACACGTCCGAAACCCAGGCCAGCGTCACCCCCGCACTTGCCCTGCAGTTCCTGAGGGAGGGCAACGCACGCTTCGTCAACAACCTGCGCGCGAGCCGCGACCTGTTGCAGCAGGCCAACGAGACGCACGACGGCCAGTGGCCGTTCGCCACCATCGTCAGCTGCATCGACAGCCGCACCTCGGCCGAGCTCATCTTCGACCAGGGCCTCGGCGACATCTTCTCCGTGCGCATCGCCGGCAACGTGATCAACACCGACATCATCGGCAGCCTCGAATTCGCCTGTCACGTGGCCGGGTCGAAGCTCATCGTGGTGCTCGGGCACACCTCGTGCGGCGCCATCAAGGGCGCGTGCGACCACGTGGAGCTGGGCAACCTGACCGAGCTGCTGTCGAAGATCCAGCCGGCCGTCTATGAAGAGAGCCAGACCCCGGATTCGGCGCAGCGCAACTCGAAGAACGCCGCGTTCGTCGAGAATGTGGCCGACCTGAACGTGCGCCGCTCGGTGCGCTCGATCGTGAACCGCAGCACCATCCTCGAGC
This genomic interval carries:
- a CDS encoding carbonic anhydrase family protein yields the protein MKTHTSETQASVTPALALQFLREGNARFVNNLRASRDLLQQANETHDGQWPFATIVSCIDSRTSAELIFDQGLGDIFSVRIAGNVINTDIIGSLEFACHVAGSKLIVVLGHTSCGAIKGACDHVELGNLTELLSKIQPAVYEESQTPDSAQRNSKNAAFVENVADLNVRRSVRSIVNRSTILERMIAAGKVGIIGGKHDLASGTVTFFEDTWLHDAASMRLMAG